A portion of the Candidatus Methanoperedens sp. genome contains these proteins:
- a CDS encoding DUF5371 family protein, whose translation MAKIMHVQTVLVVEDIEALKIKTGETSTKDALAKAVSHFLECEYTQDKNMWAKKLENVVNKRSKHEEEIAI comes from the coding sequence ATGGCGAAAATAATGCACGTTCAAACAGTTCTTGTGGTGGAGGATATCGAAGCCCTGAAAATTAAAACAGGCGAAACCAGCACCAAAGACGCTCTCGCCAAGGCAGTCTCACATTTTCTCGAGTGCGAATATACGCAGGATAAGAATATGTGGGCTAAGAAACTTGAAAATGTTGTAAACAAGAGAAGTAAACATGAGGAGGAAATAGCAATATGA
- a CDS encoding type IV pilin N-terminal domain-containing protein has product MKFRKNEEAVSPVIGVILMVAITVILAAVIAAFVFGMGTPQKAPQASIVITSATTSTGYINLTHSGGESIDLSKTRAIIDGNSSSYHDVISQLSNNSKFFGVGDLLAINSSSNTVVLNNVVQNPVLPSAPGNFPVGLGTITITLIDTASSQQIAKITASVVS; this is encoded by the coding sequence ATGAAATTTAGGAAGAATGAAGAGGCAGTATCGCCTGTCATCGGTGTGATATTGATGGTGGCGATCACTGTGATACTGGCAGCGGTGATAGCTGCATTCGTGTTTGGTATGGGAACGCCCCAGAAAGCGCCGCAGGCAAGCATAGTGATAACGAGCGCCACGACGTCAACAGGTTATATAAATCTCACACACAGTGGTGGAGAATCCATAGATTTGTCTAAAACAAGGGCAATTATAGATGGAAATAGCAGTTCATACCATGATGTTATTAGCCAACTGAGTAACAACAGTAAGTTCTTTGGCGTAGGAGATCTCCTGGCAATAAATTCCAGCAGCAATACAGTCGTTCTCAATAACGTTGTCCAAAATCCAGTGCTTCCAAGTGCACCGGGTAACTTCCCCGTAGGTCTCGGTACGATAACGATAACGTTAATAGACACCGCTTCCAGCCAACAGATAGCGAAGATTACAGCTTCAGTAGTATCATAA
- a CDS encoding PIN domain-containing protein, with product MDSFTLDTDIVIEILRGNQKAIKKMKSLPQNTLICITGLTVYELYKGVLSVRNTKLESDVRKFIESVEVLQLDSDIEKAAGEIYVYLRKKGELINDADILIAATVLANNSVLVTNNEEHFKRIESLKLENWLQ from the coding sequence TTGGATAGTTTCACGTTGGATACGGACATTGTTATAGAAATTCTTCGTGGGAACCAGAAAGCAATAAAGAAGATGAAGAGTCTTCCGCAAAACACTTTAATTTGTATAACGGGTCTGACAGTTTATGAATTATATAAAGGTGTTTTATCCGTAAGGAATACGAAGCTGGAGAGTGATGTGAGAAAATTTATAGAGAGTGTTGAGGTTCTTCAGCTTGATTCGGATATTGAGAAAGCAGCAGGGGAAATCTACGTATATCTTAGAAAGAAGGGAGAACTTATAAACGATGCAGATATCCTGATTGCGGCTACCGTTTTAGCCAACAATAGCGTGCTGGTCACAAATAACGAGGAGCATTTCAAAAGAATAGAGTCTTTAAAACTTGAAAATTGGCTCCAATAG